Proteins encoded by one window of Cylindrospermum stagnale PCC 7417:
- a CDS encoding 3'-5' exoribonuclease, protein MTIEIYVSTDIEADGPIPGPHSMLSLASAAYTADKQLVATFTANLETLPGAQGHPKTMKWWSEQPAAWAASRVNPQPPLAVMQSYHSWLLVLPGQPIFVGYPAAFDFMFVYWYLMNFVGDSPFEYSSLDIRSYAMAFLKQNYSQSGKQNLPAAWLKNLPLAHIALDDAIQQGELFCNLLQANLQR, encoded by the coding sequence GTGACAATTGAAATCTACGTCAGCACCGATATAGAAGCAGATGGCCCGATTCCCGGACCCCACTCAATGCTTAGTCTTGCCTCAGCTGCGTATACCGCAGACAAACAATTGGTTGCGACTTTTACAGCTAATTTAGAAACCTTGCCAGGCGCACAAGGGCATCCCAAAACCATGAAATGGTGGTCAGAACAGCCAGCCGCTTGGGCAGCTAGTCGAGTCAACCCACAGCCCCCTTTGGCGGTGATGCAGTCTTATCACTCCTGGCTTTTAGTGTTGCCAGGTCAACCAATCTTTGTTGGCTATCCAGCCGCCTTTGACTTTATGTTTGTCTACTGGTACTTGATGAACTTTGTAGGGGATAGCCCATTTGAATACTCGTCCTTAGATATCCGCTCCTATGCGATGGCATTCCTGAAACAAAACTACAGCCAATCAGGCAAGCAAAATCTACCTGCTGCATGGTTAAAAAATCTTCCATTGGCGCACATTGCCTTGGATGATGCCATACAGCAAGGGGAGTTATTCTGTAATCTGTTGCAAGCGAATCTACAGCGTTGA
- a CDS encoding WD40 repeat domain-containing protein, whose amino-acid sequence MNNRIITLNNPHAIGTLDISLNGSMLVVGQLDDGNGTYPIVTLRSLPSLDILTEIKQVDGVAIESAIFTPDGNKLVYLKDATNVSIYDLTTQQVLKFGLYAERVIWLAAAKTSPRILTAGSTIDIWDLEQPERYWIWEVPDYEIPPDMRPALADISPDGTKVAVVGNNTNQVLIYDIDQNEIVQVLEDAPLQAHWAKFSPDMRYFAAIGYYANGVYVWDLTTGKRHLPDIFSVDDITSRSLCFHPSSKYLAIGTQGSIVNIYRMSDGEDIVSLEYLDIGQIEGLAFTPDGKHLCSGGFKGLLSILELNGLDEF is encoded by the coding sequence ATGAATAACCGAATAATTACATTAAATAATCCTCATGCAATAGGTACATTGGACATTAGTTTAAATGGTTCCATGCTTGTAGTTGGACAACTAGATGATGGTAACGGCACTTACCCTATTGTGACTTTAAGAAGCCTCCCGTCTTTAGATATCTTAACTGAAATAAAGCAGGTAGATGGTGTTGCCATTGAGTCAGCAATTTTCACACCTGATGGAAATAAATTAGTTTATCTGAAAGATGCAACAAATGTTTCAATATATGATTTAACAACTCAACAAGTATTAAAATTTGGTTTGTATGCAGAAAGAGTAATTTGGTTAGCTGCTGCCAAGACATCCCCACGAATATTAACAGCTGGTAGCACTATAGATATTTGGGATCTTGAACAACCAGAGCGCTATTGGATCTGGGAAGTGCCAGATTATGAAATTCCACCAGATATGAGACCAGCTTTGGCAGATATTAGTCCTGATGGAACCAAAGTTGCGGTAGTAGGAAATAACACAAATCAAGTATTAATTTACGACATTGATCAAAACGAAATAGTTCAGGTGTTAGAGGATGCTCCTTTGCAAGCACATTGGGCCAAATTTTCACCAGATATGCGCTATTTTGCAGCAATTGGTTATTATGCTAATGGTGTTTATGTTTGGGATTTGACAACAGGTAAAAGGCATTTACCAGATATATTTAGTGTAGATGACATAACTTCTCGTTCGCTGTGTTTTCATCCTAGTAGCAAATATCTTGCTATAGGTACACAAGGTAGTATTGTTAATATCTACCGTATGAGTGACGGTGAAGACATAGTTTCACTTGAATACCTTGACATAGGACAGATTGAAGGTTTAGCTTTTACACCAGATGGTAAACATCTTTGTTCTGGCGGATTTAAAGGTTTGCTCTCAATTCTAGAATTAAATGGGCTAGATGAATTTTGA
- the ilvC gene encoding ketol-acid reductoisomerase: MARMYYDEDANLDLLAGKTIAIIGYGSQGHAHALNLKDSGLNVIVGLYPGSKSAAKAEASGLTVKNVADAAKAADFIMILLPDEVQKTIYKNEIEPNLEAGNVVAFAHGFNIHFGQVVPPADVDVVMVAPKGPGHLVRRTYEQGQGVPALFAVYQDASGQARDRAMAYARGIGGTRAGVLETTFREETETDLFGEQAVLCGGLSALIKAGFETLTEAGYQPELAYFECLHEVKLIVDLVVEGGLAKMRDSISNTAEYGDYTRGPRIVTEQTKAEMKKILSEIQSGQFAREFVLENQAGKPGFTSMRRQEAEHPIEEVGKDLRAMFSWLKKA, translated from the coding sequence ATGGCCCGGATGTATTATGACGAAGATGCTAATTTAGACCTTTTAGCTGGAAAAACTATTGCCATCATCGGCTATGGTTCTCAAGGTCATGCTCACGCCCTCAACCTGAAAGATAGTGGCTTGAATGTCATTGTCGGACTATATCCGGGCAGTAAATCAGCCGCAAAAGCCGAAGCATCTGGCTTAACTGTGAAAAATGTGGCAGATGCTGCCAAGGCTGCTGATTTCATCATGATTTTGCTGCCAGATGAAGTGCAAAAAACTATTTACAAAAACGAGATTGAACCAAATCTGGAAGCAGGGAATGTGGTAGCCTTCGCTCACGGGTTCAACATTCATTTTGGGCAAGTTGTCCCACCTGCCGACGTTGATGTGGTGATGGTAGCACCGAAAGGCCCAGGGCATTTAGTGCGACGGACTTATGAACAAGGGCAAGGTGTACCAGCCTTATTTGCAGTTTATCAAGATGCTAGTGGACAAGCACGCGATCGCGCCATGGCTTACGCTAGAGGTATTGGTGGTACTCGTGCCGGCGTGCTCGAAACTACCTTCCGGGAAGAAACCGAAACCGATTTATTTGGGGAACAAGCCGTACTGTGCGGTGGTTTGAGTGCCTTAATCAAAGCTGGATTTGAAACTTTGACCGAAGCCGGCTATCAACCAGAATTAGCTTATTTTGAATGTCTCCACGAAGTCAAATTGATTGTTGACTTGGTGGTAGAAGGTGGTTTAGCCAAAATGCGCGACAGCATTTCTAACACCGCCGAATATGGTGATTATACCCGTGGCCCGCGGATTGTCACCGAACAAACCAAAGCAGAAATGAAGAAAATTCTCAGCGAAATTCAATCTGGGCAATTTGCGCGGGAATTCGTTCTCGAAAACCAAGCTGGTAAACCAGGATTTACCTCCATGCGTCGTCAAGAAGCAGAACATCCAATTGAGGAAGTTGGCAAAGATTTACGCGCCATGTTTAGCTGGTTGAAAAAAGCCTAA
- a CDS encoding RNA-guided endonuclease InsQ/TnpB family protein gives MKTAHQYKLRPTKQQAIEIDRWLSMLCAQYNFLLADRFDWYECNRSPINACPLVCHIPELRDSPDYYSQKKTLPHLKKTHPWYREIYSQVLQDIVKRVKLTFDRFLQGDSNGRRSGRPRFKPRERYRTFTYPQMKDGCLQDNMITLPMFGIVKVILHRPIPEGFKIKTASVTKKADGYYLTLSLEDTTVPVLKPDLNPDSITGIDLGLKAFLTTSEGDAISIPQHYRKSQKRLRVIQKRISRRKKGSNRRKKAINQVAKQHKKVADKRRDFQFKTANHLLKKYDVIVHEDLNIKGLTRSMLALSVHDAGWSSFLSILTTKAGNAGLLVIAVNPSGTSLDCSSCGVKVPKKLHERWHDCPNCECRLDRDHNAAINIKNRAVGHSVLKAKSLLSNSRIVLEAHTYS, from the coding sequence GTGAAAACAGCACACCAATACAAGTTACGACCAACAAAACAACAAGCCATTGAAATAGATAGATGGCTGTCTATGCTTTGCGCCCAGTATAATTTCTTGTTGGCTGATAGATTTGATTGGTATGAGTGCAATCGCTCACCGATTAATGCTTGTCCTCTTGTGTGCCATATACCAGAGTTACGGGATAGTCCAGACTATTACTCACAAAAGAAAACGTTACCACATCTGAAAAAGACTCATCCTTGGTACAGGGAAATTTACTCGCAAGTACTACAGGATATAGTTAAACGAGTGAAGCTAACATTTGACCGTTTTCTTCAAGGTGATAGCAATGGTAGGCGTAGCGGTAGACCAAGATTTAAGCCCCGTGAGCGTTATCGAACTTTTACATATCCACAGATGAAAGATGGGTGTTTGCAAGATAATATGATAACTTTACCGATGTTCGGTATCGTTAAGGTTATTTTACATCGCCCAATACCGGAAGGTTTTAAAATCAAAACAGCATCAGTCACAAAAAAAGCTGATGGTTATTATTTGACTTTGAGCCTTGAAGATACAACAGTTCCAGTTCTTAAACCTGATTTAAATCCAGATTCAATTACAGGTATCGACCTTGGTCTCAAGGCATTTTTGACAACTTCTGAGGGTGATGCTATTTCAATTCCTCAACATTACCGCAAATCTCAGAAGCGCTTACGGGTGATTCAAAAACGAATATCCCGGCGAAAAAAAGGAAGTAATCGGCGCAAGAAAGCGATTAATCAAGTTGCAAAGCAACACAAGAAAGTTGCGGATAAGCGCCGTGACTTTCAATTTAAAACAGCTAACCATCTATTAAAAAAATATGACGTCATAGTTCACGAAGATTTAAACATCAAAGGTCTAACACGATCCATGCTAGCCTTATCTGTGCATGATGCTGGATGGTCAAGTTTTCTGTCAATCCTAACCACCAAAGCCGGAAATGCTGGGTTGTTGGTAATTGCTGTGAATCCATCGGGTACTTCACTTGATTGTTCTAGTTGTGGGGTGAAAGTTCCCAAAAAACTGCATGAGCGTTGGCACGACTGCCCTAATTGTGAGTGTAGGCTTGACCGTGACCACAACGCAGCAATCAATATCAAAAATAGAGCGGTAGGGCATTCCGTTCTTAAAGCCAAGAGCCTCCTCAGCAATAGCCGGATTGTCTTGGAAGCCCACACTTACTCGTAG
- a CDS encoding papain fold toxin domain-containing protein, with the protein MDTGSSHEPWGNIYHDGIEQTIATNSKHEGVSVEIDGQELVFDNINRDGVTRQNWFKNLYSPIIDAGKKFIIEEIPF; encoded by the coding sequence ATTGATACAGGTTCATCGCATGAACCGTGGGGAAATATCTATCATGATGGAATTGAACAGACTATTGCAACTAATAGTAAACATGAAGGAGTTTCAGTTGAAATAGATGGACAGGAATTAGTGTTTGATAATATTAATCGTGATGGTGTTACCAGACAAAATTGGTTCAAAAATCTTTATTCTCCTATTATAGATGCAGGCAAAAAATTTATAATAGAAGAAATCCCCTTTTAG
- a CDS encoding amidase: MNDIDLAFTPALELAKLIRRREVSPLELVELYLERIERLNPQLGSYFTVTSELAIADAKAKTQLLTTTAELPPFFGVPISIKDLNAVAGVTCTYGNPVLMNNIADFDDGVVTRIKQAGLIILGKTATSEIGSLPYSESAGFPPARNPWNLDYTPGGSSGGAASSVAAGLSAIAQGSDGGGSIRGPAACCGLVGIKPSRGRVTKAPLGDRLAGIATNGPIARTVADAAALLDAISGYATGDPYWLPNPEPSFLAATQGKLGSLRIAYGTSIPPIGEADANCKAAVLQTVQLLEQLGHQVEEKSPDVSGLIEPFQVVWQAGIAAAGIPPEALQLMNRWLIAQTGSVVEYLQAVAQMQIVSRQIVAFFDTVDVLVLPVYLHSPIQVGEWANLTPEETFEKIIHWVAPCPPVNATGQPAIAIPVGFDQNNLPMSVQLIGKPAAEATLISLAAQLEAANPWIGHRPVFAT; the protein is encoded by the coding sequence ATGAATGATATTGATTTAGCTTTTACCCCTGCACTGGAGTTAGCAAAATTAATCCGTCGCCGGGAAGTGTCGCCGCTAGAGTTGGTGGAATTATATTTAGAACGGATTGAGCGCTTAAATCCGCAATTGGGAAGTTATTTTACGGTAACTTCAGAATTGGCGATCGCAGATGCCAAAGCCAAAACCCAATTACTGACAACGACTGCCGAACTACCACCGTTTTTTGGTGTGCCGATTTCCATCAAAGACCTCAACGCTGTAGCGGGTGTTACCTGTACCTACGGTAATCCGGTATTGATGAACAATATCGCTGACTTTGATGATGGAGTCGTGACGCGAATTAAACAAGCTGGGTTGATTATTCTCGGCAAAACCGCGACTTCAGAAATAGGTTCACTTCCTTACAGCGAAAGCGCGGGATTTCCCCCAGCGAGAAACCCGTGGAATTTGGATTACACCCCCGGCGGTTCCAGTGGTGGTGCAGCATCATCAGTAGCAGCGGGATTATCTGCGATCGCTCAAGGTTCTGATGGTGGTGGTTCAATTCGTGGCCCTGCGGCTTGTTGCGGCTTAGTGGGGATAAAACCATCGCGGGGAAGAGTGACAAAAGCACCGTTAGGCGATCGCCTCGCGGGGATTGCTACCAATGGACCAATCGCCCGTACCGTCGCTGATGCCGCCGCCTTATTAGATGCCATATCCGGTTATGCCACAGGTGATCCCTACTGGTTACCGAATCCCGAACCATCATTTCTCGCCGCCACTCAAGGGAAATTGGGTAGTTTGCGAATTGCCTATGGTACTAGCATTCCTCCCATCGGGGAAGCTGACGCCAACTGCAAAGCAGCTGTTTTGCAAACAGTCCAGTTATTAGAGCAACTCGGACACCAAGTTGAAGAGAAATCTCCAGATGTCAGCGGGTTAATCGAACCGTTTCAAGTCGTATGGCAAGCGGGAATCGCCGCTGCCGGAATTCCGCCAGAGGCATTGCAGCTGATGAACCGCTGGCTAATCGCCCAAACTGGTTCTGTCGTTGAGTACCTGCAAGCAGTTGCCCAAATGCAGATCGTTTCACGGCAAATAGTCGCGTTTTTCGATACCGTCGATGTCTTGGTGTTGCCTGTTTATCTGCATTCACCGATCCAAGTTGGCGAATGGGCTAATTTGACTCCAGAAGAGACATTTGAAAAGATTATTCACTGGGTTGCACCTTGTCCGCCAGTAAATGCCACCGGACAACCTGCGATCGCTATTCCTGTAGGTTTTGATCAAAATAATTTACCCATGAGTGTACAGCTAATTGGCAAACCCGCCGCCGAAGCCACCCTCATCAGCCTTGCAGCCCAATTAGAAGCAGCTAACCCTTGGATTGGGCATCGTCCAGTATTTGCGACATAA
- a CDS encoding HEAT repeat domain-containing protein, whose translation MNELDALSTAEIAAQFQVTDSGEWPSLWYILRKRPDAEPYIVQLLQGKNAELKQDMIGMVINYNSQTVIDRIIHALLDENEGVRKKAADCLGTMKIVRAVEPLITLTRDSGKLVQNSAINALGNIRDRRATTALCECIKSPDETIRIDAVCALHKIRDPASVDAILDALDDVLSYIRYRAVKTLGLLGDKKAVKPLVEMLYDSEDYVCNMSAGALIQLCGVEDIPYLTEVLIEEDDEDVRDYLEYCIEQIQAGPPPEIPREQWLYRAWLSEPTINASSDVCQFFEDGTGEFKYFNMGVTSDEVPFHFRVEEEKIYFLLENQEQWIETKFEIEETTYDHYDEGDVPCFKLLLTQDPLTLSYQQSATYYHLIGDTPIKFS comes from the coding sequence ATGAACGAATTAGACGCTTTATCTACAGCAGAAATTGCAGCACAGTTCCAGGTAACTGATAGTGGGGAATGGCCTAGCCTCTGGTATATCTTAAGAAAGCGACCAGATGCAGAACCGTATATAGTTCAGTTACTGCAAGGCAAAAATGCAGAACTGAAACAGGACATGATTGGAATGGTTATAAATTATAATAGCCAAACTGTTATTGATAGAATTATCCACGCACTCTTGGATGAGAATGAGGGTGTAAGGAAAAAAGCAGCTGATTGCTTGGGGACAATGAAGATTGTGCGAGCAGTTGAGCCACTAATCACTTTAACAAGAGACTCTGGTAAGTTAGTTCAGAATAGTGCAATTAACGCTCTAGGAAACATTCGAGATAGACGAGCAACTACTGCTTTATGTGAGTGTATAAAAAGTCCAGATGAGACTATTCGGATAGATGCTGTTTGTGCGTTGCACAAAATTCGAGATCCAGCTTCTGTAGATGCCATACTGGATGCCTTGGACGATGTATTAAGTTATATCAGATACCGTGCAGTCAAGACACTTGGTTTACTTGGAGATAAGAAAGCTGTAAAACCTTTAGTAGAGATGTTATATGACAGTGAAGATTATGTATGTAATATGTCCGCCGGTGCACTCATTCAACTGTGTGGAGTAGAAGATATTCCCTATCTTACCGAAGTCTTGATAGAAGAAGACGACGAGGATGTGCGGGATTATTTAGAGTATTGTATTGAACAAATACAAGCTGGGCCTCCGCCCGAAATTCCCCGTGAACAGTGGCTTTACAGAGCTTGGTTGAGTGAACCCACGATTAATGCTAGCTCAGATGTCTGTCAATTTTTTGAAGATGGAACGGGGGAATTTAAGTATTTCAACATGGGAGTTACCAGTGATGAAGTCCCTTTTCACTTCCGAGTAGAAGAGGAGAAAATTTATTTTTTATTAGAGAATCAAGAACAATGGATAGAAACTAAGTTTGAAATTGAAGAAACCACATATGACCATTATGATGAAGGAGATGTACCCTGTTTTAAATTGCTATTAACACAAGACCCTTTGACTCTTAGTTACCAACAAAGTGCCACATATTATCATCTAATAGGAGACACTCCCATCAAGTTCAGCTAG